GTACGCTCATGGCCTGAGCACGGTTCTTATGCTGTGAACGTTGATCTTGGCATTCAACTACAATACCCGATGGTATATGAGTAAGACGGATTGCTGAATCAGTTTTGTTGACGTGCTGTCCACCAGCGCCAGAAGCGCGGAACGTATCCACCTTCAAGTCTGCCGGGTTTATCTTAATCGCCTCGGCTTCCGGTACTTCTGCAAGAACTGCAACAGTACAAGCTGAGGTATGAACACGGCCTTGAGATTCAGTTTCAGGTACACGTTGGACTCTGTGTCCACCGGACTCAAACTTGAGCCTACCGTAAACACCTTCGCCGGATACTTTAATGATGACCTCTTTAAAGCCACCATGTTCACCCTCGTTAGCGTTCATGATCTCAGTCTGCCAACGATTAGTTTCGAAATATCGAGTGTACATACGGTACAGGTCACCGGCAAAAATAGCGGCTTCATCGCCACCTGCGCCAGCACGAATTTCAACGAAAGCATTATTGTCATCGTTAGGATCTTTTGGCAGTAGCAAGATCTGCAGCTCATCTTCAAGCTTCACGATGATAGACTTAGCGTCTTTCATCTCCTCCTGCGCCATCTCTTTGATCTCAGGGTCATTTTCGCTCAACATCTCTTTCGCAGCGTCTAGATCTTCAGTCGCTTGCTGAAAGGCTTTGAATGTGGCAACGACATCTTCAAGCTGGGAATACTCTTTCGAGAGTGCACGAAAACGGTCCTGATCTGATATAACGCCAGGATCGCTCAACAGAGCCAATACTTCTTCATTACGCTCAAGCAAGCCTTCAAGCTTGCGGATAACACTATCCTTCATTAAAACGTTAACCTTAGTTTTTATCTAATCCGAGCGCAGTTCTGAGCTGGCCAATGCTATTAAGATCACCTTGGCGGCTAGCTGCAGTCAAGGCTTGAGTTGGTGCATGGATCAATTTATTAGTTAACTTATTTGCGAGTTCGAGTAGCAGTTGTTCGCTATCTCCCCCTTGGGCTAACTTTTTAATTGCTCGCTCAACTAGCTCATCTTTTATCGCCATGCTTTGGCTGCGATATTCACGGATACTGTCTACCGACTCTAATGAGCGGACCCATTCCATGAAAAGATGTGACTCTTCTTCTGCAATTATCTCAGCTTGCTCGGCAGCCTCTCTTCTTGAGGCCATATTCTGTTCTATGATGCTGTGCAGGTCATCCACTGTGTAGAGGAAAGCATCGTCAAGCTCGGCCACCTGGGATTCAATATCTCGAGGAACTGCTATATCAACCAATAACATAGGCTGATGACGACGCTGCTTCAGCGCTTTTTCTACCATGCCTTTACCGAGTATCGGTAATGGACTCGCGGTAGATGATATCACGATATCGGCCTGAGGGAGAAAATCAGGGATCTGCTCAAGTGTGATAGCCGTTGCACCGAACTCCTCACACATGCCTTGGGCGCGTGAGAGTGTGCGGTTGGCCACTATCATAGAGTCAACACCGGAATCTTTTAAATGTCTGGCAACCAGTTCGATTGTCTCCCCGGCACCAATTAGCAAGACTTTCGTCGCACTCAATGCTGAGAAGATATGTTTAGCCATACTCACGGCTGCAAATGCAACAGACACAGCGGCGGCACCGATCTCGGTTTCAGTTCTGACTTTCTTGGCTACCGAGAAAGTATTTTGAAACATACGGTCCATGGTGATGGCAACCGTTCCGGCTTCTTTTGCCTTAGCAAATGATTGCTTTACCTGACCCAAGATTTGCGGCTCGCCAAGAATAAGTGAATCTAATCCCGATGAAACACGCATCAAGTGCTGTACCACAGCTTGACCTTGGTATTTGTACAGGCAAGACGCAATTTCTTCGTGGGAGACTTGGTGATATTCTTCCAGCCAGCGCACGACCTCAGATTCATCTGCGTTATTGGTATACAGCTCAGTACGGTTACAGGTTGAAATGATCACAGCTTCGCCGGTCTTAGTACGACTCGCCAGACTTTTCATTGCATCATGAATTTTATCTGGAGAAAACGCGACCTTTTCACGCAGGTCAACCGTGGCTGTTTTGTGATTAATACCGATTGCTACAAGGGTCATCTGACTCGTTCTGATTTATTGGTATTTCATTTATTGTGGGACATTCTACTTAATTGAATGAACTAAAAACAGAATAGGATTAACAAAACCGAATAATAATCTCAGTTCTTGCCCATTTATCCAATTTAAGATCACTGATTTTCCGCACTATTGAGTAATTTTTTCCTCTTAATGCGACGAGACATACTGCCTATTTCGCATTTAGGACTGGTATTCTGAACAAGCCTTCGTATCATATAGAGTCTTACTATCAGCCATAGACAAATAATTTGAGC
This portion of the Shewanella violacea DSS12 genome encodes:
- the prfA gene encoding peptide chain release factor 1 gives rise to the protein MKDSVIRKLEGLLERNEEVLALLSDPGVISDQDRFRALSKEYSQLEDVVATFKAFQQATEDLDAAKEMLSENDPEIKEMAQEEMKDAKSIIVKLEDELQILLLPKDPNDDNNAFVEIRAGAGGDEAAIFAGDLYRMYTRYFETNRWQTEIMNANEGEHGGFKEVIIKVSGEGVYGRLKFESGGHRVQRVPETESQGRVHTSACTVAVLAEVPEAEAIKINPADLKVDTFRASGAGGQHVNKTDSAIRLTHIPSGIVVECQDQRSQHKNRAQAMSVLSARIQAVEDEKRRSAEETTRRNLVGSGDRSERIRTYNYPQGRVSDHRINLTLYRLNDVMEGELDVLIVPLMQENQADMLAALSEG
- the hemA gene encoding glutamyl-tRNA reductase, yielding MTLVAIGINHKTATVDLREKVAFSPDKIHDAMKSLASRTKTGEAVIISTCNRTELYTNNADESEVVRWLEEYHQVSHEEIASCLYKYQGQAVVQHLMRVSSGLDSLILGEPQILGQVKQSFAKAKEAGTVAITMDRMFQNTFSVAKKVRTETEIGAAAVSVAFAAVSMAKHIFSALSATKVLLIGAGETIELVARHLKDSGVDSMIVANRTLSRAQGMCEEFGATAITLEQIPDFLPQADIVISSTASPLPILGKGMVEKALKQRRHQPMLLVDIAVPRDIESQVAELDDAFLYTVDDLHSIIEQNMASRREAAEQAEIIAEEESHLFMEWVRSLESVDSIREYRSQSMAIKDELVERAIKKLAQGGDSEQLLLELANKLTNKLIHAPTQALTAASRQGDLNSIGQLRTALGLDKN